Proteins encoded by one window of Roseibium sp. Sym1:
- a CDS encoding helix-turn-helix transcriptional regulator has product MNPIERALGILLLLTGGKLVPATTLAERFQVSLRTIYRDIDRLIALGVPVDAERGAEGGYRLASGYLQPPVALTRNETAALLAAMALVRSSRTVPLAAELDAAEKKLLASLPKSVHGLLKDADRIVGIEPIPADIFHSGTRAEPTEDWQKALDGFMAGILDGKRVRFEHVNPVRKTVKSHDVEPYGVMFDRDLWYLAGRCVDTDLLKVYRADRVRDLEISGLFFRPDKAFSIQSLLGGAWLSNAMRRWEQEEEIAEILITPAQARKLGADWYYRHAVFTPAKDGRVLISIPSTERARILPLVRWLGPGAELVGPEHLRAELAAELEELAALYAAAEPVNRTA; this is encoded by the coding sequence ATGAACCCGATCGAACGCGCCCTCGGCATTCTTCTGCTGTTGACCGGCGGCAAGCTGGTGCCGGCCACCACCCTGGCCGAGCGCTTCCAGGTGTCGCTCAGGACCATCTACCGGGACATCGACCGGCTGATCGCGCTCGGCGTTCCGGTCGATGCGGAGCGCGGCGCGGAAGGCGGCTACCGGCTGGCCAGCGGCTACCTGCAGCCGCCGGTGGCGCTCACCCGCAACGAGACCGCCGCGCTGCTGGCGGCCATGGCGCTGGTGCGCTCCAGCCGCACGGTTCCGCTTGCCGCCGAGCTGGATGCCGCGGAGAAGAAGCTGCTCGCCTCGCTGCCGAAATCCGTGCACGGGCTCCTGAAGGATGCCGACCGGATCGTCGGCATCGAGCCGATCCCGGCGGACATCTTTCATTCCGGCACGAGAGCCGAACCGACGGAGGACTGGCAAAAGGCGCTGGACGGGTTCATGGCTGGCATCCTGGATGGCAAGCGGGTGCGCTTCGAGCATGTCAACCCGGTGCGCAAGACCGTCAAGTCCCACGACGTCGAGCCCTATGGCGTGATGTTCGACCGGGACCTGTGGTATCTGGCGGGGCGCTGCGTCGACACGGATCTTTTGAAGGTCTACCGCGCCGACAGGGTGCGGGACCTTGAAATCAGCGGCCTGTTCTTCCGGCCGGACAAGGCCTTCTCGATCCAGAGCCTGCTCGGAGGTGCCTGGCTGTCGAACGCCATGCGCCGCTGGGAGCAGGAGGAGGAAATCGCCGAGATCCTGATCACGCCGGCCCAGGCCAGGAAACTCGGCGCCGACTGGTACTACCGCCACGCCGTGTTCACGCCCGCCAAGGACGGCCGGGTGCTGATCAGCATTCCCTCGACCGAACGGGCACGCATCCTGCCCCTGGTCCGCTGGCTCGGTCCGGGTGCTGAACTGGTCGGACCGGAGCATCTGAGGGCGGAGCTGGCGGCGGAACTTGAAGAGCTCGCGGCGCTTTATGCAGCGGCTGAGCCGGTCAATCGGACGGCATGA
- a CDS encoding DUF1127 domain-containing protein — protein MSVEIDTVFRSRANSRSLLLSVLRACVAGLRKYHRRRATDRALSCLNDDDLRDIGLMRTPDGYREMT, from the coding sequence ATGAGCGTTGAGATCGATACCGTTTTTCGCAGCCGTGCAAACAGCCGCAGCCTGTTGCTTTCTGTCCTTCGCGCATGTGTCGCCGGGCTCCGCAAGTATCATCGGCGCAGGGCAACTGACCGGGCTCTGTCTTGCCTGAACGATGATGACCTTCGCGACATCGGCCTGATGCGCACGCCCGACGGCTACCGCGAAATGACCTAG
- a CDS encoding MFS transporter, which yields MTFLAKVTLLFVVFVDLLGQGLVFPILNSLIMEPGTGLLVKDTSEAMRHFDYGLIIGVFFLCWFFGAPYISKLSDVIGRKKAILICLFGALFGYGLTIAALYLNSFVLMILGRAITGLTAGNQPIAQAAMIDGSVDDEDRNRNMGYIITGVSFGLVGGPLLGGLLSDPVLIGDVASIKLPFYACFVLVAIAILLVVFTFRDRHDAEETGEFRFRPAEIFELLWRITKYPKVMRLTMVFFFFHVANLSFYIFVDNYLTSRFGYGTLGGSMVMLTIGVALAFSSTFLVVPAQKRFSKEAILGMTFVVWALSAAAFVAAPEAWMVYLPVFCFYFAFGIAYPTFLGLYSAAVGDEEQGWVMGVAIAVFTLVAGVISLLGGELIGLDLDLPFYGVIIAAVIALVVMFLAWNKPEIKALTRRNAG from the coding sequence ATGACGTTTCTTGCCAAGGTCACGCTGCTGTTCGTGGTGTTTGTCGATCTGCTCGGCCAGGGGCTGGTGTTTCCGATCCTGAACAGCCTGATCATGGAGCCCGGCACAGGTCTCCTGGTGAAGGACACCAGCGAGGCGATGCGCCATTTCGACTATGGCCTGATCATCGGTGTGTTCTTCCTGTGCTGGTTCTTCGGCGCGCCCTATATTTCCAAGCTTTCCGACGTGATCGGCCGCAAGAAGGCGATCCTGATCTGCCTGTTCGGCGCGCTTTTCGGCTACGGGCTGACCATCGCCGCGCTCTATCTCAACAGTTTCGTTCTGATGATCCTGGGGCGGGCGATCACCGGGCTGACGGCGGGCAACCAGCCGATTGCCCAGGCGGCGATGATCGACGGCAGTGTCGACGACGAGGACCGCAACCGCAACATGGGCTACATCATCACCGGGGTCAGTTTCGGCCTGGTCGGCGGCCCCCTGCTCGGCGGGCTCCTGTCCGATCCCGTCCTGATCGGCGATGTCGCCAGCATCAAGCTGCCGTTCTATGCCTGTTTCGTGCTGGTGGCGATCGCGATTCTGCTGGTGGTCTTCACCTTCCGCGACCGGCACGACGCCGAGGAGACGGGCGAGTTCCGGTTCCGGCCGGCCGAGATCTTCGAACTGCTGTGGCGGATCACCAAATATCCCAAGGTGATGCGGCTGACCATGGTGTTCTTCTTCTTCCACGTCGCCAACCTGTCCTTCTACATCTTCGTCGACAATTACCTGACCAGCCGCTTCGGCTACGGCACGCTCGGCGGTTCCATGGTGATGCTGACCATCGGTGTCGCGCTGGCCTTTTCCAGCACCTTCCTCGTGGTGCCGGCGCAGAAGCGCTTCAGCAAGGAGGCGATCCTGGGGATGACCTTTGTCGTCTGGGCCCTGTCGGCGGCTGCCTTCGTGGCCGCGCCTGAGGCCTGGATGGTCTACCTGCCGGTGTTCTGTTTCTATTTCGCCTTCGGCATTGCCTACCCGACCTTCCTGGGGCTCTATTCTGCGGCCGTCGGCGACGAGGAGCAGGGCTGGGTGATGGGGGTGGCCATTGCCGTGTTCACGCTGGTTGCCGGGGTGATCTCGCTTCTGGGCGGCGAGCTGATCGGGCTCGACCTGGACCTGCCCTTCTACGGCGTCATCATCGCCGCCGTGATCGCGCTGGTGGTGATGTTCCTGGCGTGGAACAAGCCGGAGATCAAGGCACTGACGCGCCGCAACGCGGGGTGA
- a CDS encoding tyrosine-type recombinase/integrase codes for MPLTDRQIRSLKTPEKPKKVSDGAGLHLLLTPNGSRLWRFSYRFAGSQKTLALGAYPHVSLAVARQKRDLAKGQLVAGIDPSQQQKVEKAVAKVAHGNTFGAIADELLKKETREGRAKTTLDKKQWVLSLARPALERRPIKDITAPEILAVLRKVEAQGNYETARRLRATVGQVFRFAIATARAENDPTFGLKGALTAPKVNHRAAIIDWQRLAGLIRCIWDYEGSYETRAALKLMALLYPRPGELRLAEWTEFDLAKATWTIPAPRTKMRREHKKPLPGAAVEILQDLHQLTGSRPLVFPSVSSPKRPISENTLNAALRRMGFTKEEMTSHGFRATASTLLNESGKWNPDAIEAELGHVGADEVRRAYHRAAYWDERVRMAEWWATEIEALRHIEDRP; via the coding sequence ATGCCTTTGACTGACCGGCAAATCCGCAGTCTCAAGACGCCTGAAAAACCCAAAAAGGTGAGCGATGGTGCGGGTTTACACCTGTTGCTGACACCGAACGGCTCCAGGCTGTGGCGATTCTCCTACAGGTTTGCGGGCAGTCAGAAGACGTTGGCACTGGGTGCCTATCCTCATGTTTCCCTCGCCGTTGCCCGCCAGAAACGCGATTTGGCAAAAGGCCAACTGGTTGCTGGTATCGATCCGTCTCAGCAACAGAAAGTCGAAAAAGCCGTAGCCAAGGTTGCGCACGGGAACACATTCGGCGCGATTGCCGATGAGCTTCTGAAAAAGGAAACCCGCGAGGGCAGGGCCAAGACGACGCTCGACAAGAAACAGTGGGTGCTCAGCCTTGCGCGACCGGCTCTTGAGCGGCGCCCTATCAAGGACATCACCGCGCCCGAAATTCTCGCCGTGCTTCGCAAGGTGGAAGCGCAGGGAAATTACGAAACCGCGCGAAGGCTCAGGGCCACGGTCGGGCAGGTGTTCCGGTTTGCCATTGCCACAGCCCGTGCGGAGAACGATCCAACCTTCGGCCTCAAGGGGGCGTTGACGGCACCGAAGGTGAACCATCGGGCTGCGATCATCGACTGGCAACGCCTGGCAGGCCTCATTCGTTGCATCTGGGACTACGAAGGCTCCTACGAGACCCGCGCCGCGCTCAAGTTGATGGCGCTTCTCTATCCGCGGCCCGGCGAACTTCGTCTCGCTGAGTGGACCGAATTCGATCTGGCAAAGGCCACCTGGACGATCCCTGCGCCACGAACCAAGATGCGCCGGGAGCACAAGAAGCCCCTTCCAGGCGCCGCAGTCGAAATCCTTCAGGACTTGCACCAGTTGACCGGAAGCCGCCCGCTTGTCTTCCCGTCCGTTTCATCTCCAAAGCGACCGATCAGCGAAAACACCTTAAATGCCGCCTTGCGCCGGATGGGCTTCACCAAGGAGGAAATGACTTCCCATGGCTTCCGGGCGACGGCGTCTACCTTGCTGAACGAGAGCGGCAAGTGGAATCCGGACGCAATCGAGGCAGAGTTAGGTCATGTTGGGGCCGACGAAGTACGTCGTGCCTATCATCGTGCGGCTTATTGGGATGAGCGCGTGCGGATGGCGGAATGGTGGGCGACAGAAATCGAAGCACTTCGGCATATTGAAGATCGACCGTAG
- a CDS encoding complex I NDUFA9 subunit family protein, which translates to MSTALNGKLVTVFGASGFLGRHIVQALARRGYRVRAAVRRPDLATHLQPLGAPGQIMPVQANLRYRWSVDRAVIGADAVVNAVGILAPSGKQSFDAVQAFGPRAIAEAARAAGLDRVTHISAIGANPDSTSAYARSKAAGEAGILETLPDSVILRPSIVFGPEDDFFNKFADMARFAPVLPLLGGGDSKFQPVYVCDVAESVARAVDGDLKPGIYELGGPEIKSFRDCLEDMLAVTRRKRTLLPIPFPVASAMGKVFQLFPMAPFTADQVELLKTDNVVSEAARKDGRTLEGIGIKPATLAAVLPTYLERYREHGQYDAHRPA; encoded by the coding sequence ATGTCCACAGCACTCAACGGCAAACTCGTCACGGTATTCGGCGCATCCGGCTTTCTCGGCCGCCATATCGTCCAGGCCCTGGCCCGGCGCGGCTACCGCGTGCGCGCCGCCGTGCGCCGGCCCGACCTTGCCACCCACCTGCAGCCGCTCGGCGCGCCCGGACAGATCATGCCGGTGCAGGCGAACCTGCGCTACCGCTGGTCCGTCGACCGGGCCGTGATCGGCGCAGATGCCGTCGTCAATGCCGTCGGCATCCTGGCGCCCTCGGGCAAGCAGAGCTTCGACGCGGTCCAGGCCTTCGGCCCGCGCGCCATCGCCGAGGCCGCCCGCGCCGCCGGTCTCGACCGGGTGACGCATATTTCCGCCATCGGCGCGAACCCTGACAGCACGTCCGCCTATGCCCGCTCCAAGGCGGCCGGCGAGGCCGGCATCCTGGAGACGCTGCCGGACAGCGTGATCCTGCGCCCGTCGATCGTGTTCGGCCCGGAAGACGATTTCTTCAACAAGTTCGCCGACATGGCGCGGTTCGCGCCGGTGCTGCCGCTGCTTGGCGGCGGTGACAGCAAGTTCCAGCCGGTCTATGTCTGCGATGTCGCCGAAAGCGTCGCCCGCGCCGTCGACGGCGACCTCAAGCCCGGCATCTATGAACTCGGTGGTCCGGAGATCAAGAGCTTCCGCGACTGCCTTGAGGACATGCTGGCGGTCACGCGGCGCAAGCGCACCCTGCTGCCGATCCCCTTCCCGGTCGCATCGGCCATGGGCAAGGTGTTCCAGCTGTTCCCGATGGCGCCGTTCACCGCCGACCAGGTGGAGCTTTTGAAGACCGACAACGTGGTCTCCGAGGCTGCCAGGAAAGACGGCCGCACGCTGGAAGGCATCGGCATCAAGCCGGCAACGCTCGCCGCCGTGCTGCCGACCTACCTGGAGCGCTACCGCGAACACGGCCAGTACGACGCCCACCGGCCGGCGTAA